One part of the Streptomyces lienomycini genome encodes these proteins:
- a CDS encoding FHA domain-containing protein gives MPHGRVCFGQGESPVKLFAKLFGKSAREGGDNATARHRAQPEAEGRRPMFRDQVGGPGGDVSGGQGVPSVDPAQSGGIGFGQPSGSGGGYNAGPYASNAPAGQPEDPSMSALVCTRCGNRNAENSRFCSNCGAPLRAGAVPERASETTSTISISGLEAYDAEVTGQTAIPALSPEAQAAVDALPLGSALLVVRRGPNSGSRFLLDGELTTAGRHPQSDIFLDDVTVSRRHVEFRRSTDGSFTVADVGSLNGTYVNRERIDQVALSNGDEVQIGKYRLVFYASQRGY, from the coding sequence CTGCCCCACGGGCGGGTCTGTTTCGGTCAAGGGGAATCGCCCGTGAAGTTGTTTGCGAAGTTGTTCGGCAAGAGCGCGCGAGAGGGCGGCGACAACGCGACCGCCCGCCATCGCGCACAGCCCGAAGCGGAGGGCCGACGCCCGATGTTCCGGGACCAGGTGGGTGGTCCGGGTGGTGACGTTTCCGGTGGTCAGGGCGTGCCGTCTGTTGACCCTGCGCAGTCCGGCGGCATAGGTTTCGGCCAGCCCTCGGGCTCGGGCGGCGGATACAACGCCGGCCCGTACGCGTCGAACGCCCCGGCGGGGCAGCCGGAGGATCCGTCCATGTCGGCCCTGGTCTGTACGAGGTGCGGCAACCGCAACGCGGAGAACAGCCGCTTCTGCTCCAACTGCGGCGCTCCGCTGCGTGCCGGGGCGGTTCCGGAGCGAGCGTCCGAGACGACCTCCACGATCTCCATCTCGGGTCTCGAGGCCTACGACGCCGAGGTCACCGGCCAGACGGCGATCCCGGCGCTCTCTCCCGAGGCGCAGGCTGCCGTCGACGCGCTGCCGCTGGGCTCCGCGCTCCTGGTCGTGCGGCGTGGTCCGAACTCGGGCAGCCGCTTCCTGCTGGACGGCGAGCTGACCACGGCCGGGCGCCATCCGCAGAGCGACATCTTCCTGGACGACGTGACGGTCTCGCGTCGGCACGTGGAGTTCCGCCGCAGTACGGACGGTTCGTTCACGGTCGCCGACGTCGGCAGCCTGAACGGCACCTACGTCAACCGGGAGCGCATCGACCAGGTCGCCCTGTCGAACGGTGACGAGGTGCAGATCGGCAAGTACCGGCTGGTGTTCTACGCGAGCCAGCGGGGTTACTGA
- a CDS encoding PRC-barrel domain-containing protein, which produces MRTDIDPRNLIGRKAFDRDGTRIGTVDEVYLDDATGVPEWAAIRTGLFSRDAFVPLEPSELVEGSLRVPFDRTLIKEAPDFGVGRHLSPEQELQLYHHYGLDVAAPPPPPDRDFGKLAGKGNDDA; this is translated from the coding sequence GTGCGTACTGACATCGATCCGCGGAACCTGATCGGCCGCAAGGCGTTCGACCGCGACGGCACCAGGATCGGCACCGTGGACGAGGTCTACCTCGACGATGCCACCGGCGTCCCCGAGTGGGCGGCCATACGGACCGGCCTCTTCAGCAGGGACGCGTTCGTCCCGCTGGAGCCCAGCGAGCTGGTCGAGGGCAGCCTGCGTGTGCCCTTCGACCGGACCCTGATCAAGGAGGCGCCCGACTTCGGGGTCGGCCGCCACCTCTCGCCGGAACAGGAACTCCAGCTCTACCACCACTACGGCCTGGACGTGGCGGCCCCTCCCCCGCCTCCCGACCGCGATTTCGGCAAGCTGGCGGGCAAGGGCAACGACGACGCCTGA
- a CDS encoding MerR family transcriptional regulator: MRISGDGTAGGGPGHSFGPGGPYPPPGSRLRAGGGHAQHGGAAEPGPQRPAAVPTSGGATTMASEQIGYRGPTACAAAGITYRQLDYWARTGLVEPSVRPAHGSGTQRLYGFRDVVVLKIVKRFLDTGVSLQNIRTTVQHLRERGFRDLERMTLMSDGATVYECTSPDEVHSLLQGGQGVFGIAVGVVWRDVESALSQLHGERVDTGETLVGHNPADELARRRNNRAV; encoded by the coding sequence GTGAGAATCAGCGGCGACGGTACGGCTGGGGGTGGCCCCGGGCACAGCTTCGGGCCAGGCGGTCCGTACCCTCCCCCGGGCTCCCGGCTTCGCGCGGGCGGGGGCCACGCCCAGCACGGTGGCGCGGCCGAACCCGGTCCGCAGCGACCGGCAGCCGTGCCGACCAGCGGAGGGGCGACGACCATGGCGTCCGAGCAGATCGGCTATCGCGGGCCGACGGCCTGCGCGGCCGCCGGGATCACCTACCGGCAGCTCGACTACTGGGCCCGCACGGGCCTGGTCGAGCCCAGCGTGCGGCCCGCGCACGGATCCGGAACGCAGCGGTTGTACGGCTTCCGCGACGTGGTCGTGCTGAAGATCGTCAAGCGCTTCCTCGACACCGGGGTGTCACTGCAGAACATCCGCACCACCGTCCAGCATCTGCGGGAGCGCGGCTTCCGCGACCTGGAGCGGATGACGCTGATGAGCGACGGCGCCACCGTGTACGAGTGCACGTCGCCCGACGAGGTGCACTCCCTGCTCCAGGGCGGCCAGGGCGTCTTCGGGATCGCCGTCGGCGTGGTGTGGCGGGACGTGGAGAGCGCGCTGTCCCAGCTGCACGGGGAGCGCGTCGACACGGGGGAGACCCTGGTCGGGCACAACCCGGCCGACGAGCTGGCCCGGCGGCGGAACAACAGGGCGGTCTGA
- a CDS encoding DNA polymerase IV, with amino-acid sequence MRTAPTILHLDMDAFFASVEQASKPSLRGKAVVVGGLGPRGVVATCSYEARVFGVHSAMPMGQARRLAPHAAYLVPRFQLYRSISEQVMRLLRELSPLVEPLSLDEAFVDLEAGGTAWDAESARLAGAKLRTDIRTATALTGSVGLAASKMLAKIASEEAKPDGLVLVPPGTERTLLEPMTVRTLPGVGPATGDHLRRAGITTVGDIAEAGEDELVRLLGKAHGHALYAMALARDQRPVVAERETKSVSVEDTYDVDIHDRVRVGVEVGRLADRCVRRLRGSGLSGRTIVLKVRRYDFSTLTRSETLRGPTDDPTVVREAAARLLDSVDTTGGVRLLGVGVSGLADYTQEDLFAQAAGDRAEEPVEEPVTTEPVEERGPSPAERRWPAGHDVRHAELGHGWVQGSGLGRVTVRFETPYSEVGRVRTFTVDDPELTPAEPLPLVADAADAPGQASSLPLPASLPKSRSGGGGGAATSRP; translated from the coding sequence GTGAGAACCGCGCCCACGATCCTGCATCTCGACATGGACGCCTTCTTCGCCTCGGTGGAGCAGGCGTCCAAACCGAGCCTGCGCGGGAAGGCCGTCGTCGTGGGCGGCCTCGGACCACGCGGCGTGGTCGCCACCTGTTCGTACGAGGCCCGGGTGTTCGGCGTGCACTCCGCGATGCCCATGGGCCAGGCACGCCGGCTCGCGCCCCACGCCGCGTACCTCGTCCCGCGCTTCCAGCTCTACCGGTCCATCAGCGAGCAGGTGATGCGGCTGCTGCGGGAGCTGTCGCCGCTGGTGGAGCCGCTGAGCCTGGACGAGGCCTTCGTGGACCTGGAGGCCGGCGGGACGGCCTGGGACGCGGAGTCGGCGCGGCTGGCCGGAGCGAAGCTGCGCACGGACATCCGCACGGCCACCGCCCTCACCGGATCCGTGGGGCTGGCCGCCTCCAAGATGCTCGCCAAGATCGCCTCCGAGGAGGCGAAGCCCGACGGACTGGTCCTCGTGCCACCGGGGACGGAGCGGACCCTGCTGGAGCCGATGACCGTGCGGACGCTGCCCGGGGTGGGACCGGCCACGGGAGACCATCTGCGGCGGGCGGGGATCACCACGGTCGGCGACATCGCCGAGGCGGGCGAGGACGAGCTGGTGCGACTGCTGGGCAAGGCGCACGGCCACGCCCTGTACGCCATGGCGCTGGCGCGTGACCAGCGGCCGGTGGTGGCCGAGCGGGAGACCAAGTCGGTGTCGGTCGAGGACACCTACGACGTGGACATCCACGACCGGGTGCGGGTCGGCGTCGAGGTGGGGCGGCTCGCGGACCGGTGCGTGCGGCGGCTGCGCGGATCCGGTCTGTCGGGCCGGACCATCGTGCTCAAGGTGCGCCGGTACGACTTCTCCACCCTGACGCGCTCCGAGACGCTGCGCGGGCCCACCGACGACCCGACGGTGGTGCGGGAGGCGGCCGCCCGGCTGCTGGACTCGGTGGACACCACGGGCGGTGTGCGGCTGCTCGGGGTGGGGGTCAGCGGGCTCGCCGACTACACGCAGGAGGACCTGTTCGCGCAGGCGGCCGGGGACCGGGCCGAGGAGCCGGTCGAGGAGCCGGTGACGACCGAGCCCGTCGAGGAGCGCGGCCCTTCGCCCGCCGAGCGCCGCTGGCCCGCGGGGCACGACGTACGGCACGCGGAGCTGGGGCACGGGTGGGTGCAGGGCAGCGGCCTCGGGCGGGTCACCGTGCGCTTCGAGACGCCGTACTCCGAGGTCGGCAGGGTGCGGACGTTCACGGTGGACGACCCGGAGCTGACCCCGGCGGAGCCGCTGCCGCTGGTCGCCGACGCCGCGGACGCGCCGGGTCAGGCGTCGTCGTTGCCCTTGCCCGCCAGCTTGCCGAAATCGCGGTCGGGAGGCGGGGGAGGGGCCGCCACGTCCAGGCCGTAG
- a CDS encoding DUF5999 family protein has product MCQHQPPCPSAVSADRESARLVAHHPEQGWSLLCNGVVLFEDTGELLPDGRVIAPHRPVGAGLITAA; this is encoded by the coding sequence ACCGTGCCCCTCAGCAGTCTCCGCCGACCGGGAGTCCGCCCGCCTCGTGGCGCACCACCCGGAGCAGGGGTGGAGCCTGCTGTGCAACGGCGTCGTCCTCTTCGAGGACACCGGTGAGCTACTGCCGGACGGCCGGGTCATCGCCCCGCACCGCCCGGTCGGCGCGGGTCTGATCACCGCCGCCTGA
- a CDS encoding DUF881 domain-containing protein has product MSDHDERPANRLRKELPEEMPPSGASAADGDAQRDDRSARGGPTGRQRLLKGLWPPRLTRAQLIVALLLFGLGFGLAVQVASNSDSDSALRGARQEDLVRILDELDDRTQRLEDEKQGLEKQRDELENSSDQAEEARKQTLEKERQLGILAGTVAARGPGITVTIEDTKGTVEADMLLDAIQELRAAGAEAIQVNDVRVVAGTYLADSDKSVSVDGNKINAPYRFQVIGKPQDLEPALNIPGGVVQTLEKEQATVTVERSSKIVVDALRAAKRPDYARSSSE; this is encoded by the coding sequence ATGAGCGACCACGACGAGCGGCCCGCGAACAGGCTGCGCAAGGAGCTGCCCGAGGAGATGCCGCCGTCCGGGGCGTCCGCCGCGGACGGCGACGCCCAGCGGGACGACCGGTCGGCGCGCGGCGGACCGACGGGCAGGCAGCGGCTGCTCAAGGGGCTGTGGCCGCCGCGCCTGACCCGCGCCCAACTGATCGTCGCCCTTCTCCTGTTCGGGCTGGGCTTCGGCCTCGCGGTCCAGGTGGCGTCCAACAGCGACAGCGACAGCGCGCTGCGTGGCGCACGGCAGGAGGATCTGGTGCGCATCCTCGATGAACTGGACGACCGTACTCAGCGTCTTGAAGACGAGAAGCAGGGCCTCGAGAAGCAGCGCGACGAGCTCGAGAACAGCTCCGACCAGGCGGAGGAGGCCCGCAAGCAGACGCTGGAGAAGGAACGGCAACTGGGCATTCTCGCGGGCACGGTGGCCGCGCGGGGGCCCGGCATCACGGTGACGATCGAGGACACGAAGGGGACGGTCGAGGCGGACATGCTGCTCGACGCGATTCAGGAGCTGCGTGCGGCGGGTGCCGAGGCGATCCAGGTGAACGACGTCCGGGTCGTCGCCGGCACGTACCTCGCGGACTCCGACAAGTCCGTGAGCGTCGACGGGAACAAGATCAACGCGCCCTATCGTTTCCAGGTCATCGGCAAGCCGCAGGACCTGGAACCGGCTCTCAACATTCCTGGAGGCGTGGTGCAGACTCTGGAGAAGGAACAGGCCACCGTTACTGTTGAGAGGTCGAGCAAGATCGTTGTGGACGCCTTGCGAGCGGCGAAGCGGCCTGACTACGCTCGGTCGTCCTCCGAGTGA
- the ftsR gene encoding transcriptional regulator FtsR, which yields MLQTPSGGAGQGAAATDSGLMSIGAVLNALRDEFPDITISKIRFLESEGLVEPRRTPAGYRKFSAHDVDRLGEVLRMQRDHYLPLKVIREHLDAVERGEAVTLPRVGRQRDGEAVSEAPESPTVARIGREELLTTAGIGDQELAEWESYGLVAPLPDGAYDAEAVTVASLVVQLGRFGIEPRHLRVMKAAADREAGLVDQVVAPLKRHRNPQTRAHAEARTKELAGLAVKLHAALVQTALGVRLP from the coding sequence ATGCTGCAAACACCGAGCGGCGGCGCCGGGCAAGGCGCCGCCGCCACGGACAGTGGGCTGATGAGCATCGGAGCAGTGCTGAACGCGCTGCGTGACGAGTTCCCCGACATCACCATCTCCAAGATCCGCTTCCTCGAGTCGGAGGGCCTCGTCGAGCCGCGGCGCACTCCGGCCGGGTACCGCAAGTTCAGCGCACACGACGTCGACCGCCTCGGCGAGGTGCTGCGCATGCAGCGGGACCACTACCTGCCGCTCAAGGTGATCCGCGAACACCTGGACGCGGTGGAGCGCGGCGAGGCCGTGACCCTGCCGAGGGTCGGCCGGCAGCGGGACGGGGAGGCCGTGTCCGAGGCCCCCGAGAGCCCGACGGTGGCCCGGATCGGGCGGGAGGAACTGCTCACCACGGCCGGCATAGGCGACCAGGAGCTGGCGGAGTGGGAGTCGTACGGGCTCGTCGCCCCGCTGCCCGACGGGGCGTACGACGCCGAGGCGGTCACGGTGGCGTCCCTGGTGGTGCAGCTGGGCCGGTTCGGAATCGAGCCGCGGCACCTGCGGGTGATGAAGGCCGCCGCCGACCGGGAGGCCGGGCTGGTCGACCAGGTGGTGGCCCCGCTGAAGCGGCACCGCAACCCCCAGACCAGGGCGCACGCGGAAGCACGCACCAAGGAGCTGGCGGGACTGGCGGTGAAGCTGCACGCGGCTCTGGTGCAGACCGCCCTCGGCGTGCGGCTGCCCTGA
- the gcvP gene encoding aminomethyl-transferring glycine dehydrogenase → MTAHRTPLSELEQAMPFEQRHIGPDHEARAKMLAQVGYGSLDELTAAAVPDVIKNADRLDLPGARSEAEVLAELRSLADRNQVLDSMIGLGYYGTFTPPVILRNVMENPSWYTAYTPYQPEISQGRLEALLNFQTMVAELTGLPTSGASLLDEGTAAAEAMALSRRMGKNKKGLFLVDADALPQTVAVIRTRAEPTGVEVVVADLSEGIPADVAEREINGVLIQYPGASGAVRDIKPVIDRAHELGALVTVAADLLALTLLTSPGELGADIAVGTTQRFGVPMGFGGPHAGYMAVHEKFARSLPGRLVGVSVDADGNKAYRLALQTREQHIRREKATSNICTAQVLLAVMAGMYAVYHGPEGLRAIARRTHRYASITAAGLAAGGVEIVHGSYFDTVTARVPGGADAIVHAARENGINLRLVDADHVSFACDETTTRAQVGGVWLAFGVEGDVESLDAETAETLPEALLRTDDFLTHPVFHQHRSETAMLRYLRRLADRDYALDRGMIPLGSCTMKLNATTEMEPVTWPEFGALHPFAPAAQAQGYLTLIRELEERLAEVTGYDKVSLQPNAGSQGEFAGLLAVRGYHRANGDEQRTVCLIPSSAHGTNAASAVMAGMKVVVVKTAEDGEIDVEDLRAKIEKHRDELAVLMITYPSTHGVFEEHVADICAQVHDAGGQVYVDGANLNALVGLAKPGHFGGDVSHLNLHKTFCIPHGGGGPGVGPVAVRSHLAPYLPNHPLQPAAGPQTGVGPISAAPWGSAGILPISWSYVRLMGGEGLKRATQVAVLSANYIAKRLEPHFPVLYNGPGGLVAHECIIDLRPLTKATGVSVDDVAKRLIDYGFHAPTMSFPVAGTLMIEPTESEDLAELDRFCEAMIAIRAEIEKVGSGAWPADDNPLRGAPHTAGALGGEWDHVYTREEAVFPAGVSVADKYWPPVRRIDQAYGDRNLVCSCPPLDAYED, encoded by the coding sequence ATGACCGCCCACCGCACTCCGCTCTCCGAACTCGAACAGGCCATGCCTTTCGAGCAGCGGCACATCGGCCCCGACCACGAGGCCCGGGCCAAGATGCTCGCGCAGGTCGGTTACGGTTCGCTCGACGAACTGACGGCCGCCGCCGTGCCGGATGTGATCAAGAACGCCGACCGGCTCGACCTGCCGGGCGCGCGCTCCGAGGCCGAGGTGCTGGCCGAGCTGCGCTCCCTGGCCGACCGCAACCAGGTCCTCGACTCCATGATCGGCCTCGGCTACTACGGCACCTTCACCCCGCCGGTGATCCTGCGCAACGTCATGGAGAACCCGTCCTGGTACACGGCGTACACGCCCTACCAGCCGGAGATCTCCCAGGGCCGTCTCGAAGCCCTGCTGAACTTCCAGACGATGGTCGCCGAGCTGACCGGCCTGCCCACATCCGGCGCCTCGCTGCTCGACGAGGGCACCGCCGCCGCCGAGGCGATGGCCCTGTCCCGGCGCATGGGCAAGAACAAGAAGGGCCTGTTCCTGGTCGACGCGGACGCCCTGCCGCAGACCGTCGCCGTGATACGGACCCGGGCCGAGCCGACCGGCGTCGAGGTCGTCGTCGCCGACCTGAGCGAGGGCATCCCCGCCGACGTCGCCGAGCGCGAGATCAACGGCGTCCTGATCCAGTACCCGGGCGCCTCCGGTGCCGTCCGCGACATCAAGCCGGTGATCGACCGGGCGCACGAGCTCGGCGCGCTCGTCACCGTCGCCGCCGACCTGCTCGCCCTCACCCTGCTCACCTCGCCCGGCGAACTGGGCGCGGACATCGCGGTGGGCACCACCCAGCGCTTCGGCGTGCCGATGGGCTTCGGCGGGCCGCACGCCGGCTACATGGCCGTGCACGAGAAGTTCGCCCGCAGCCTGCCCGGCCGCCTGGTCGGCGTCTCCGTGGACGCCGACGGCAACAAGGCCTACCGCCTGGCCCTGCAGACCCGCGAGCAGCACATCCGCCGCGAGAAGGCCACCAGCAACATCTGCACCGCGCAGGTGCTGCTCGCCGTCATGGCCGGCATGTACGCCGTCTACCACGGCCCCGAGGGCCTGCGGGCCATCGCGCGACGCACCCACCGGTACGCGTCGATCACCGCCGCCGGCCTCGCCGCGGGCGGCGTCGAGATCGTGCACGGCTCCTACTTCGACACCGTCACCGCGCGGGTGCCCGGCGGTGCCGACGCGATCGTCCACGCCGCCCGCGAGAACGGGATCAACCTGCGGCTCGTCGACGCCGACCACGTGTCGTTCGCCTGCGACGAGACCACCACGCGTGCCCAGGTCGGCGGCGTGTGGCTCGCCTTCGGAGTGGAGGGCGACGTCGAGTCGCTCGACGCGGAGACCGCGGAGACGCTCCCGGAGGCGCTGCTGCGCACCGACGACTTCCTGACCCACCCCGTCTTCCACCAGCACCGCTCCGAGACCGCGATGCTGCGCTACCTGCGTCGCCTCGCCGACCGGGACTACGCGCTGGACCGCGGCATGATCCCGCTGGGCTCCTGCACCATGAAGCTCAACGCGACCACCGAGATGGAGCCGGTCACCTGGCCCGAGTTCGGCGCCCTGCACCCCTTCGCGCCCGCCGCGCAGGCCCAGGGCTACCTGACCCTCATCCGTGAGCTGGAGGAGCGGCTCGCGGAGGTCACCGGGTACGACAAGGTCTCGCTCCAGCCCAACGCCGGTTCGCAGGGCGAGTTCGCCGGCCTGCTCGCCGTACGCGGCTACCACCGGGCCAACGGCGACGAACAGCGCACCGTCTGCCTCATCCCGTCCTCGGCGCACGGCACCAACGCCGCCAGCGCCGTGATGGCCGGCATGAAGGTCGTCGTCGTCAAGACCGCCGAGGACGGCGAGATCGACGTCGAGGACCTGCGCGCCAAGATCGAGAAGCACCGCGACGAGCTGGCCGTGCTGATGATCACCTACCCCTCCACGCACGGCGTGTTCGAGGAGCACGTCGCCGACATCTGCGCGCAGGTGCACGACGCGGGCGGCCAGGTCTACGTCGACGGCGCCAACCTCAACGCCCTGGTCGGCCTCGCCAAGCCCGGCCACTTCGGCGGCGACGTCTCCCACCTGAACCTGCACAAGACGTTCTGCATCCCGCACGGCGGCGGCGGTCCCGGCGTCGGCCCGGTGGCCGTACGGTCGCACCTGGCGCCGTACCTGCCCAACCACCCGCTGCAGCCCGCGGCCGGTCCGCAGACGGGCGTCGGCCCGATCTCGGCGGCGCCGTGGGGCTCGGCCGGCATCCTGCCGATCTCCTGGTCGTACGTCCGGCTGATGGGCGGCGAGGGCCTCAAGCGGGCCACCCAGGTGGCCGTGCTGTCCGCCAACTACATCGCCAAGCGACTGGAGCCGCACTTCCCGGTGCTCTACAACGGCCCCGGCGGGCTGGTCGCGCACGAGTGCATCATCGACCTGCGCCCGCTGACCAAGGCCACCGGCGTGAGCGTCGACGACGTCGCCAAGCGGCTGATCGACTACGGCTTCCACGCGCCGACGATGTCGTTCCCGGTGGCCGGCACGCTGATGATCGAGCCGACCGAGTCCGAGGACCTGGCCGAGCTGGACCGGTTCTGCGAGGCCATGATCGCCATCCGCGCGGAGATCGAGAAGGTCGGCTCCGGCGCCTGGCCCGCCGACGACAACCCGCTGCGCGGTGCCCCGCACACCGCGGGCGCGCTCGGCGGTGAGTGGGACCACGTGTACACGCGGGAGGAGGCCGTCTTCCCGGCCGGTGTGTCCGTCGCCGACAAGTACTGGCCGCCGGTGCGCCGCATCGACCAGGCCTACGGCGACCGGAACCTGGTCTGCTCCTGCCCGCCGCTGGACGCGTACGAGGACTGA
- a CDS encoding bifunctional nuclease family protein, with translation MNELDVVGVRVEMPSNQPIVLLREVGGDRYLPIWIGPGEATAIAFAQQGMAPARPLTHDLFKDVLEAVGQELTEVRITDLRDGVFYAELVFASGVEVSARPSDAIALALRTGTPIYGSDTVLDDAGIAIPDEQEDEVEKFREFLDQISPEDFGTSNQ, from the coding sequence GTGAACGAGCTCGATGTCGTAGGTGTCCGGGTCGAGATGCCCTCCAACCAGCCGATCGTGCTGCTGCGCGAGGTGGGCGGCGACCGTTACCTTCCCATCTGGATCGGACCGGGGGAGGCGACGGCGATCGCCTTCGCCCAGCAGGGCATGGCGCCCGCGCGGCCGCTGACCCACGACCTGTTCAAGGACGTGCTGGAAGCCGTCGGCCAGGAGCTCACGGAAGTGCGCATCACCGACCTGCGGGACGGTGTCTTCTACGCGGAGCTGGTCTTCGCGAGCGGAGTCGAGGTCAGTGCCAGGCCGTCCGACGCCATAGCACTGGCACTGCGCACCGGTACGCCGATCTACGGCAGCGACACGGTCCTCGACGACGCCGGCATCGCCATCCCGGACGAGCAGGAGGACGAGGTGGAGAAGTTCCGCGAGTTCCTCGACCAGATCTCGCCGGAGGACTTCGGAACCAGCAACCAGTGA
- a CDS encoding DUF881 domain-containing protein, protein MSLLTNVMDHSLDDGYAEAAERKKADGGGGMPKTLRAKLGLAAGLVLAALVVTVGAAQARVAAPVVAKEREELVDRIESETSAADKLEKSVDELRADVNARRSEALEKSGDGDRPDLVGILSGAVAVHGPGVKLVVNDAKDAGTDGDGRPRGTSGFSDTGRVRDRDMQRVVNGLWESGAEAVSINGQRLTALSAIRAAGDAILVDNRPLVPPYTVLAVGDGKRLSAGFQDSADGLYLHALQENYGIRTAISVADDLKLPAAPSVIVRTAQPITEKGTS, encoded by the coding sequence ATGTCATTGCTGACCAATGTCATGGACCACAGCCTCGACGACGGATACGCCGAGGCCGCCGAGCGGAAGAAGGCCGACGGGGGCGGCGGCATGCCGAAGACCCTTCGGGCCAAGCTCGGGCTGGCGGCGGGCCTCGTGCTGGCGGCCCTGGTCGTGACGGTCGGTGCCGCGCAGGCGCGGGTCGCCGCTCCCGTCGTGGCCAAGGAACGCGAGGAACTCGTCGACCGCATAGAGAGCGAGACCTCGGCGGCCGACAAGCTCGAGAAGAGCGTCGACGAGCTGCGCGCCGACGTGAACGCGCGCAGGAGCGAGGCACTGGAGAAGAGCGGCGACGGAGACCGGCCCGACCTGGTCGGCATCCTGTCGGGCGCGGTCGCGGTGCACGGCCCGGGTGTGAAACTCGTGGTGAACGACGCCAAGGACGCGGGCACGGACGGTGACGGCCGGCCGCGCGGCACCTCCGGCTTCTCCGACACGGGCCGGGTGCGGGACCGGGACATGCAGCGCGTGGTCAACGGGCTGTGGGAGTCGGGCGCCGAGGCCGTCTCCATCAACGGACAGCGCCTGACGGCACTGTCCGCGATCAGGGCCGCCGGTGACGCGATACTGGTCGACAACAGGCCGCTGGTGCCGCCGTACACGGTGCTCGCGGTGGGGGACGGCAAGCGGCTGAGCGCCGGGTTCCAGGACAGCGCGGACGGGCTCTACCTCCATGCCCTGCAGGAGAACTACGGCATCCGCACCGCCATCTCCGTCGCGGACGACCTCAAGCTGCCGGCCGCACCGAGTGTGATCGTACGAACAGCACAGCCGATAACCGAGAAGGGCACATCGTGA
- a CDS encoding TOBE domain-containing protein has translation MQSYTIGQAARLLGVSPDTARRWADAGRITTRRDEGGRRVVDGSDLAAFSVRLARSDGADEETPYTSVRNAFPGIVTAIKLGDVAAQVEIQAGPHRLVSLLTREAVEELGLEVGMEATARVKSTNVHIDRT, from the coding sequence ATGCAGTCCTACACGATCGGCCAGGCGGCGCGGCTGCTCGGCGTCAGTCCGGACACCGCGCGCCGCTGGGCCGACGCGGGCCGGATCACCACCCGTCGCGACGAGGGCGGGCGTCGCGTCGTCGACGGCAGCGATCTGGCCGCGTTCTCGGTCCGACTCGCCCGCTCCGACGGTGCCGACGAGGAGACCCCGTACACCTCGGTGCGCAACGCGTTCCCCGGCATCGTGACCGCGATCAAGCTCGGCGACGTCGCGGCCCAGGTCGAGATCCAGGCCGGCCCGCACCGGCTGGTCTCCCTGCTGACCAGGGAGGCGGTGGAGGAACTCGGCCTGGAGGTCGGCATGGAGGCCACCGCCCGGGTGAAGTCGACGAATGTCCATATCGACCGGACGTGA
- a CDS encoding small basic family protein, translating to MIAVLGLVVGVVAGLLVRPEVPAAVEPYLPIAVVAALDAVFGGLRAMLDGIFDDKVFVVSFLSNVVVAALIVFLGDKLGVGAQLSTGVVVVLGIRIFSNAAAIRRHVFRA from the coding sequence GTGATCGCCGTACTGGGCCTCGTCGTGGGAGTCGTGGCCGGATTGCTGGTCCGGCCCGAGGTGCCGGCGGCCGTGGAGCCGTATCTGCCGATCGCCGTCGTCGCGGCGTTGGACGCCGTCTTCGGCGGGCTGCGGGCCATGCTCGACGGCATCTTCGACGACAAGGTCTTCGTGGTGTCGTTCCTGTCGAACGTGGTCGTGGCCGCGCTGATCGTGTTCCTGGGCGACAAGCTGGGCGTCGGCGCCCAGCTGTCCACCGGTGTCGTGGTCGTCCTCGGCATCCGCATCTTCTCCAACGCCGCGGCGATCCGACGCCACGTCTTCAGGGCGTGA
- a CDS encoding TOBE domain-containing protein: MSLSIRNQLPGTVTAVTPGEAMATVGVRLSGGQDLTAAITRDSAEDLALAPGTAVRALVKATEVALATGHVDGLSIRNRLPGTVTALTTGVAMASVAVAVEGAELTAAITRQAADDLGLAVGVPVVALIKSTEVSLATG, from the coding sequence ATGAGCCTGTCCATCCGCAACCAGCTCCCCGGCACCGTCACCGCCGTCACCCCGGGCGAGGCCATGGCGACGGTCGGGGTCCGTCTCTCCGGCGGCCAGGACCTGACCGCGGCGATCACCCGGGACTCCGCCGAGGACCTCGCGCTCGCCCCCGGCACCGCCGTGCGGGCCCTGGTGAAGGCAACGGAGGTCGCCCTGGCCACCGGGCACGTCGACGGCCTCTCCATCCGCAACCGGCTGCCGGGCACGGTCACCGCCCTCACCACCGGCGTCGCGATGGCCTCGGTCGCGGTCGCCGTCGAGGGCGCCGAACTGACCGCCGCCATCACCCGGCAGGCGGCCGACGACCTGGGCCTGGCCGTCGGCGTACCCGTCGTCGCGCTGATCAAGTCGACGGAGGTGTCGCTCGCCACCGGGTGA